From the genome of Eucalyptus grandis isolate ANBG69807.140 chromosome 2, ASM1654582v1, whole genome shotgun sequence, one region includes:
- the LOC104433722 gene encoding serine carboxypeptidase-like 45, whose translation MLEQERCTMPSSSRWVAMSMALSLLHLLSHAPAVESFPAMLDSIPRLPGQPPVGFRQYSGYVTVDEKQQRALFYYFAEAELDPASKPLVLWLNGGPGCSSLGVGAFSENGPFRPSGDALVRNEYSWNREANMLYLEAPIGVGFSYSTDTSSYEAVNDKITARDNLVFLQGWFVKFPQYKNSNLFITGESYAGHYVPQLAELMLQINRKEKMFNLKGIALGNPVLEFATDFNSRAEFFWSHGLISDTTYKMFTSICNYSRYVREYAEGSVSPICSRVMSQVNKETSKFVDNYDVTLDVCIASVMSQSRRLSPQQVTDTIDVCVEDETVNYLNRQDVQKALHARLVGVRKWAVCSDVLDYDLTNLEIPTITILGKLIKAGIPVLVYSGDQDSVIPLTGSRRLVHGLAEKLGLNTTIPYRVWFQGQQVGGWTQVYGNVLSFATIRGASHEAPFSQPQRSLVLFKSFLQGQPLPEVF comes from the exons ATGCTCGAGCAAGAACGTTGTACAATGCCTTCGTCCTCAAGATGGGTCGCCATGTCGATGGCCCTTTCATTGCTGCACCTCCTATCTCATGCCCCGGCGGTGGAATCGTTTCCCGCTATGCTGGACAGCATCCCCCGGTTACCCGGCCAGCCTCCCGTCGGGTTCCGGCAGTACTCGGGTTATGTGACCGTTGACGAGAAGCAGCAGCGGGCTCTGTTTTACTACTTCGCGGAAGCAGAGCTGGACCCGGCTTCGAAGCCCCTCGTTCTTTGGCTCAATGGAG GGCCCGGTTGTTCGTCTCTTGGAGTTGGAGCGTTTTCTGAGAACGGCCCATTTAGGCCTAGTGGAGATGCGCTCGTCAGGAATGAGTACAGCTGGAACAGAG AAGCCAACATGTTGTACTTGGAAGCGCCGATTGGAGTTGGGTTCTCTTATTCTACCGATACCTCGTCTTATGAAGCTGTTAATGACAAGATCACTG CGAGGGACAATCTGGTGTTCTTGCAAGGATGGTTTGTCAAATTCCCACAATACAAAAACAGTAACTTGTTCATTACTGGGGAGAGCTACGCAG GTCACTATGTTCCCCAACTGGCAGAACTCATGCTTCAAATCAACAGAAAGGAGAAGATGTTCAATCTGAAAGGCATTGCT CTGGGTAATCCGGTTCTTGAATTCGCTACTGACTTCAACTCGAGGGCCGAGTTTTTTTGGTCACACGGATTGATTTCAGATACGACGTACAAAATGTTCACCTCCATCTGCAATTACTCGAGGTACGTGAGAGAATACGCCGAAGGTTCCGTTTCACCTATTTGCTCGCGGGTGATGAGTCAAGTTAACAAAGAAACAAGCAAGTTCGTCGACAACTACGATGTTACACTTGATGTTTGTATAGCATCCGTAATGTCCCAATCTAGACGCCTTAGTCCTCAG CAAGTTACTGACACTATAGACGTGTGTGTGGAAGATGAGACGGTTAATTATCTTAATAGACAAGATGTCCAGAAAGCCCTCCATGCCCGGCTCGTAGGAGTTCGCAAATGGGCTGTTTGCAGCGA TGTTCTTGATTATGATTTGACAAACTTGGAAATACCGACTATCACTATCCTAGGCAAACTAATAAAGGCCGGAATCCCTGTTCTAGTTTACAG TGGAGACCAAGATTCTGTAATACCTCTAACTGGAAGTCGGAGGCTTGTCCATGGGTTGGCAGAAAAATTAGGCCTGAACACCACCATTCCTTATAGAGTATGGTTTCAGGGCCAGCAG GTTGGTGGGTGGACTCAAGTTTATGGCAATGTCCTTTCGTTTGCCACCATCAGAGGAGCATCACACGAAGCGCCGTTCTCACAGCCTCAGAGGTCACTCGTCCTCTTCAAATCCTTCTTGCAAGGGCAGCCTCTACCAGAAGTATTCTGA
- the LOC104433723 gene encoding protein NEOXANTHIN-DEFICIENT 1 has product MELGDTRRSRGYGNPPWKFSGSALYQLHLVKAETARAFIPKEFRLVEAFGYTLGGFFLASYDDSPAGVFDELVVIAGIVWNPPTSCAWAAKVLVNSDEACDHGRKDVGLPSQVARFSKRITPVLRRPENRKNGFLNMLGVGANRSKDQMDVHVSEIKDHSALDVCSISLTTIAPALKVDKWSSPVIRMSLPSFSGRTEYNPNLLKYSCQIECRVRLVSPAKVLRLSHALRDDSDQTSQSRVSNLPDLTSEEFMANGQDPSVSVMLSKPILALEFRSLKMQVEAPILVTQ; this is encoded by the exons ATGGAACTTGGTGATACGAGAAGATCACGAGGCTATGGCAATCCCCCGTGGAAATTCTCCGGCAG TGCCCTGTATCAGCTTCACCTTGTGAAAGCAGAAACAGCTCGAGCGTTCATTCCGAAAGAGTTCAGATTAGTTGAAGCTTTTGG ATATACACTGGGTGGATTCTTTTTGGCCAGTTATGATGACAGTCCAGCTGGGGTCTTCGATGAG CTTGTGGTGATTGCGGGAATTGTATGGAACCCACCAACATCTTGCGC GTGGGCTGCTAAGGTGCTTGTTAACAGTGATGAGGCTTGTGATCATGGACGGAAG GATGTTGGGCTTCCAAGTCAGGTTGCCAGGTTTTCAAAA AGAATTACTCCAGTCTTAAGGCGACCAGAGAACCGAAAGAATGGGTTTCTAAATATGCTCGGTGTTGGTGCTAATCGTTCGAAGGACCAGATGGATGTTCACGTGTCCGAAATCAAGGATCATTCAGCATTGGATGTTTGTAGCATCAGTCTCACAACTATAG CGCCTGCGTTGAAGGTGGACAAGTGGAGCAGCCCAGTAATCAGAATGTCACTTCCTAGTTTCAG TGGTCGCACAGAGTACAATCCCAACCTCCTCAAATATTCCTGCCAGATCGAATGCAG GGTGCGACTGGTATCTCCAGCCAAAGTGTTAAGGCTGTCTCATGCTTTAAGAGACGACAGCGACCAAACTTCACAATCCCGAGTTTCCAATCTGCCGGACTTGACGAGCGAGGAATTCATGGCTAATGGGCAAGATCCCAGTGTATCGGTTATGTTATCAAAGCCCATACTAGCTTTGGAGTTCAGAAGCCTGAAAATGCAGGTGGAAGCTCCCATTCTAGTGACCCAGTGA
- the LOC104433724 gene encoding auxin response factor 2A produces MASHEVSVVGSDRRERERERTGCEDDLYKELWHACAGPLVTVPREGELVYYFPQGHIEQIEASMNQVADRQIPFYNLPSKILCRVINVQLRAEPETDELFAQVTLLPVPNQDETAVEKETGHPLPPRPRVHSFCKTLTASDTSTHGGFSVLRRHADECLPQLDMTKQPPTQELVAKDLHGNEWRFRHIFRGQPRRHLLQSGWSLFVSSKKLVAGDAFIFLRGENGELRVGVRRAMRQLNNVPSSIMPSHSMHIGVLATAWHAISTGTMFTVYYKPRTSPAEFIIPFDKYIESAKFDYSIGMRFRMTFEGEEAPEQRFSGTVIGSEDVDPPRWPGSKWRCLKVRWDEITSIHRPDRVSPWNIEPAVTAPDNLPASRPKRPRASMSSSTDSSVRMREGPLGNGTDPPADIGFSKALQGQEFSTLKGSLTLNNDMENAEMPDAWYEFPGDNRKSMHFGQRKCRPNTWVPQLVQEATLINLVPDSGTFHHRHGIFSSFLRRDSEITKRAKKQNSAEETKTDLIPSPGSVRQGPSLNMLGSGIVASLENESRQQQSLGNVKGNTKREMNSGNCFLPMHSPSLAQQELIKANGNGSCKLFGISLMSGTVATESDNGHVHGSQKPVLQSNLVDYSEPNVLGSPIKCLKIAPSPIAYGEQGRAFPSSEQPVRDVEGKHQAVSTRSCIKVHKQDIPVGRSVDLSRFHGYSELITELDEIFDFNGDLVAPSKEWLVVFTDDEGDMMLVGDDPWEEFCGMVHKIFIYSREEVKRMAPRPLVPKSEEISPKTSHKRYSGGI; encoded by the exons ATGGCTTCTCACGAGGTCTCCGTCGTGGGGAGCGAccggagggagagggagagggagaggacgG gCTGCGAGGACGACTTGTACAAGGAGCTGTGGCACGCTTGCGCCGGTCCTCTGGTGACGGTTCCTCGCGAAGGGGAGCTGGTTTATTACTTCCCGCAGGGGCATATCGAGCAG ATTGAGGCGTCGATGAATCAAGTCGCCGATCGGCAGATACCGTTTTACAATCTTCCCTCAAAGATTCTCTGCCGTGTCATTAATGTTCAATTGAGG GCTGAACCAGAGACCGATGAGCTGTTTGCTCAAGTGACTTTGCTTCCGGTGCCTAAC CAAGATGAGACTGCTGTGGAGAAGGAAACTGGGCATCCCCTGCCTCCACGACCCCGTGTCCATTCCTTTTGTAAGACACTTACGGCCTCTGATACGAGCACTCATGGTGGGTTCTCTGTGTTGAGACGTCATGCAGATGAATGCCTGCCCCAATTG GATATGACTAAGCAACCTCCTACCCAGGAATTGGTAGCCAAGGATTTGCATGGAAATGAGTGGCGTTTCCGCCACATTTTTCGGG GTCAACCAAGGCGACACCTACTCCAAAGTGGTTGGTCGCTGTTTGTCAGCTCTAAAAAGCTTGTTGCTGGTGATGCTTTTATATTTCTCAG AGGAGAAAATGGTGAACTTCGTGTTGGAGTTAGACGAGCGATGAGGCAACTTAATAATGTTCCATCTTCGATTATGCCAAGTCACAGTATGCATATTGGTGTCCTTGCAACAGCATGGCATGCCATTTCAACTGGTACAATGTTCACTGTGTATTACAAACCAAG GACTAGCCCTGCTGAATTCATCATTCCTTTCGATAAGTACATTGAATCTGCCAAATTTGATTACTCCATTGGGATGAGGTTCAGAATGACATTTGAAGGTGAAGAAGCTCCAGAACAGAG GTTCTCTGGCACTGTAATTGGATCTGAGGATGTTGATCCTCCGAGGTGGCCTGGATCAAAATGGAGATGCCTCAAG GTGCGGTGGGATGAAATCACTTCCATTCATCGCCCGGACAGAGTATCTCCCTGGAACATAGAGCCTGCCGTGACTGCACCAGATAACCTGCCAGCATCCCGGCCAAAAAGGCCTCGAGCAAGCATGTCATCCTCTACTGATTCTTCTGTCCGGATGAGGGAAG GTCCTTTGGGAAATGGTACGGACCCTCCAGCAGATATAGGGTTTTCAAAGGCCTTGCAAGGTCAAGAATTTTCAACCTTGAAGGGCAGCTTAACATTGAATAATGACATGGAGAATGCTGAGATGCCAGATGCATGGTATGAATTTCCAGGTGATAATCGAAAGAGCATGCATTTTGGCCAGAGGAAATGCAGACCAAACACCTGGGTGCCTCAACTAGTGCAGGAAGCAACACTTATTAATCTGGTGCCAGATTCTGGGACTTTTCACCACCGGCATGGAATCTTCTCATCCTTTTTACGCCGGGACAGTGAAATTACTAAGCGAGCGAAGAAGCAAAATTCAGCTGAGGAAACAAAAACTGATTTGATTCCTTCTCCGGGATCTGTGAGGCAAGGTCCCTCATTGAACATGCTGGGATCTGGAATTGTAGCTTCTCTAGAAAATGAGAGTCGACAGCAGCAGTCTCTTGGTAATGTTAAAGGCAATACAAAGAGGGAGATGAATTCGGGAAATTGTTTCCTTCCTATGCATTCTCCATCACTTGCCCAACAAGAGTTGATAAAAGCTAATGGAAATGGCAGTTGTAAGCTTTTTGGAATTTCCCTCATGAGTGGTACTGTGGCAACAGAATCGGATAATGGACATGTGCATGGCTCACAAAAACCAGTCCTGCAATCAAATTTGGTGGATTATTCGGAACCTAATGTACTTGGGAGTCCAATCAAGTGTTTGAAGATTGCACCTAGTCCAATTGCATATGGTGAACAGGGAAGGGCATTTCCATCTTCGGAGCAGCCAGTTAGAGATGTAGAGGGCAAGCACCAGGCTGTGTCTACCAGAAGTTGCATCAAG GTTCACAAGCAAGACATTCCTGTAGGTAGATCCGTGGACTTGAGCAGGTTCCATGGTTACAGTGAGTTGATAACCGAACTGGACGAAATTTTTGACTTCAATGGTGATTTAGTTGCCCCTTCAAAAGAATGGTTAGTTGTTTTTACTGATGATGAGGGTGACATGATGCTTGTTGGAGACGATCCATGGGA GGAATTCTGTGGCATGGTCCATAAGATCTTTATCTACAGTAGGGAAGAGGTAAAGAGGATGGCTCCGAGACCCTTGGTTCCTAAAAGTGAGGAGATTTCCCCGAAAACTAGCCATAAAAGGTATTCTGGAGGAATCTGA